The Chryseolinea soli genome contains a region encoding:
- a CDS encoding T9SS type A sorting domain-containing protein: MHKIHKIGFLIACAMICAVTSQAQIDKRGAWFKSAGGKLMDQAYAITTDSSGNVYVTGGFQEASDFSSDHRLTANGDTDIFLAKYDAQGELVWLQNAGSDAKQTYSLSEYGSDIAFYDGYIYVTGRFLSSARFGQTEIQSNGGADVFLAKYSLDGALQWVRHGGGEHEDLARSLAIDTYGNIYVTGSFQSTAVFEGQMITSTNSTEMFLVKYDPLGNLVWLKSSSGASKGQGNAVACHENYCITSGNFEGSIRFEGTELQTNDQAVFVNKYNLSGELIWSKKIGDSKSISVEDVVASKDGIAVVGNFNERLQHNNLKYMSNGNLDAYMTLLSVSGETVHIQTWGGPGRDKVKRIVQARDGQFLVAGTFNSFLTWNNSILASTGGDDVFIASFSTDGRYLWNESFGGIEQDQLNGLAITQKGLCVAGLFVGQMNFGNTTFHSAGASDAFLGVLPVNVNDKAAPGKRETAKIALYPNPASHHVIVGSEKKMDELKIFDLSGKVLYEQRIDGLNQIQINLKGFKPGLYLLKVQAEHQVSDARLVIEKQ, encoded by the coding sequence ATGCACAAAATACATAAAATCGGATTTCTAATTGCTTGTGCAATGATCTGTGCGGTCACCTCGCAAGCGCAGATTGACAAAAGGGGCGCGTGGTTCAAATCGGCAGGGGGTAAGCTGATGGATCAGGCTTACGCGATCACAACGGATTCTTCCGGCAATGTCTATGTCACCGGGGGCTTCCAGGAGGCGTCTGATTTCAGCAGCGACCATCGACTGACAGCAAACGGCGATACCGATATTTTCCTTGCTAAATACGATGCTCAAGGGGAATTGGTATGGCTTCAAAATGCCGGCAGCGACGCGAAGCAGACGTATTCATTATCTGAATATGGGTCGGACATTGCATTCTACGACGGTTACATCTATGTTACCGGACGATTTCTATCAAGCGCCAGGTTTGGACAGACTGAAATACAATCTAATGGTGGTGCGGATGTCTTTCTTGCTAAATATTCCCTCGACGGTGCATTGCAATGGGTGCGTCATGGTGGAGGTGAACATGAAGACCTGGCCCGCTCGTTGGCGATTGATACATACGGAAACATATACGTGACCGGGTCTTTTCAAAGTACCGCCGTTTTTGAGGGGCAAATGATTACCTCAACTAATTCGACGGAGATGTTCCTCGTTAAATATGATCCGTTAGGAAATTTAGTATGGCTGAAAAGCTCTTCGGGCGCATCAAAAGGACAGGGGAATGCAGTGGCCTGCCATGAGAACTACTGTATCACCAGCGGAAACTTCGAAGGCTCCATACGTTTTGAAGGAACAGAGCTTCAGACAAATGATCAGGCCGTGTTTGTCAATAAATATAACCTGAGCGGCGAGTTGATCTGGTCGAAAAAAATCGGCGATAGCAAATCCATTTCCGTGGAAGATGTAGTGGCATCAAAAGACGGTATCGCCGTCGTTGGTAACTTTAATGAGAGGCTTCAGCACAATAATCTGAAGTACATGTCAAACGGAAATCTGGATGCCTATATGACGCTTCTCAGCGTGTCAGGAGAAACTGTCCACATCCAGACCTGGGGTGGCCCAGGCAGGGACAAAGTAAAAAGGATTGTCCAAGCGCGCGACGGTCAGTTTCTCGTGGCAGGAACGTTCAATTCATTTCTGACATGGAATAATTCGATACTGGCATCAACGGGCGGTGATGATGTCTTTATAGCTTCCTTCTCGACCGATGGACGATATCTTTGGAACGAATCCTTTGGAGGGATTGAACAGGACCAGCTAAATGGTTTAGCAATAACCCAAAAGGGCCTATGCGTGGCTGGATTATTTGTCGGACAGATGAACTTTGGAAACACTACCTTCCATTCTGCCGGAGCGTCTGACGCATTCCTGGGAGTGCTCCCGGTGAACGTCAATGACAAAGCTGCGCCCGGGAAACGGGAGACGGCTAAAATTGCCCTTTACCCTAACCCTGCCTCTCATCACGTAATCGTCGGTTCTGAAAAGAAAATGGATGAGCTCAAGATCTTTGATCTGTCAGGGAAGGTTCTGTATGAACAACGTATTGACGGGTTAAACCAGATTCAAATCAACCTCAAGGGATTTAAGCCCGGTTTATACTTGCTTAAGGTCCAGGCCGAACATCAGGTTTCGGATGCCCGGCTGGTCATCGAAAAGCAATAG
- a CDS encoding PKD domain-containing protein, whose amino-acid sequence MKKRFVLVCIVMLSLCFYGKSIGDPMYNANFQYSRDAYQQLMMKFDDLSGPAFPTGWHWTFGDGTSASTSQNPTHLYAQVGPYTVTLTVNWGTTQRTIEKEIWVGYVADFSWTQPTYVGSPIYFKDITVYECFGTPRTYSWTSGKASGEQSSSSAPSFIYDTPGTYSVQLCTIDACGHSLCATKQVTVTMPENNLKPEFVSNRWQISKNETVIFRDTSTPPEDIKWWAWAYEQPSSLMDEGIVQNNDIYYYYSYKENVSHKFDRTGLFKVRLRIGTTTTTVAGEIGPGNESVYVDHLIEVKDMPEPEPIYTDNSSSSGMIDYDLTDNTFAGIRTLGFVCLYRKLNPNDPASWAPTGRWVAERDFVGQYVGLSQVKADNDVALVQSLPDAFHSKYGYHVFEIDNSPTTSTGTGTQIDWWSKNPSKLLSLSDDKPHFDIKGNEIVVVQREGAVLYLYYLYKTTASWEGNISVTKTAIQTNATENSQKIFIDDNAIVTKVGSQIFIFEKVNGVWNFSSKKVINIESIDPAADDFAYAGNTVVVTARSPDCPDFKTSSVLAKVYQKPGSGWPAVTTTYSAALGLLKDSDVSPNTWICLPPDNVAISENYIAIKVVLTNANSVTRRYIYKKLNGAWTSMDATYKINLVDEILPTVTSNYETACGFRALDRVDFYNYDSFCTLYPYPVTNQTITGLHDSVDKGLIDVGSVTFNLGAAVRYRGIRITLKPDVKVKSGSRISFSGVPSCDALYFISK is encoded by the coding sequence ATGAAAAAGAGATTTGTTTTGGTGTGCATCGTCATGCTCAGTCTTTGCTTTTATGGAAAATCTATTGGTGACCCAATGTATAATGCAAATTTCCAATATAGCCGGGATGCGTATCAGCAGCTCATGATGAAATTCGATGATCTGTCGGGTCCAGCGTTTCCTACTGGATGGCATTGGACTTTTGGTGATGGCACGTCTGCATCAACTAGTCAGAACCCAACGCACCTCTATGCGCAGGTTGGTCCTTATACTGTAACCCTTACAGTGAATTGGGGAACGACCCAACGAACGATTGAGAAGGAGATTTGGGTCGGATACGTTGCGGACTTTTCATGGACCCAACCCACCTATGTGGGGAGCCCCATATATTTCAAGGATATTACAGTTTACGAGTGCTTCGGTACGCCGAGGACGTACTCATGGACTTCTGGTAAGGCGAGTGGTGAGCAATCGTCGAGTTCAGCTCCCAGCTTTATCTATGACACCCCCGGTACCTATTCTGTTCAGCTTTGTACTATCGACGCTTGCGGCCATAGCCTATGCGCTACGAAACAGGTAACGGTAACGATGCCCGAGAATAACCTGAAACCGGAATTTGTATCCAACCGGTGGCAAATCAGCAAGAATGAAACAGTTATATTCAGAGATACCAGCACCCCTCCAGAGGACATCAAGTGGTGGGCATGGGCGTATGAACAGCCCAGCAGCCTGATGGATGAAGGTATTGTTCAGAATAATGACATCTACTACTATTACAGCTATAAAGAGAATGTGTCTCACAAATTCGATCGTACTGGCCTTTTCAAGGTAAGGTTGAGGATTGGGACCACCACAACGACTGTGGCAGGCGAGATTGGTCCTGGCAACGAGAGTGTTTACGTTGACCACTTAATCGAGGTAAAGGACATGCCAGAACCTGAGCCCATTTACACGGATAATTCTTCTTCATCTGGAATGATAGACTATGACTTGACCGATAATACGTTTGCCGGCATTCGAACCCTCGGCTTTGTATGTCTTTATAGAAAACTAAACCCCAATGATCCCGCATCCTGGGCGCCAACAGGCAGATGGGTTGCAGAACGTGATTTTGTGGGGCAGTACGTCGGCTTATCGCAGGTGAAAGCAGATAATGACGTTGCGCTGGTCCAAAGCCTACCCGATGCTTTTCATTCCAAGTATGGATATCATGTTTTTGAGATTGATAATTCGCCGACCACAAGCACAGGGACGGGCACTCAGATTGATTGGTGGAGTAAAAACCCGAGCAAACTCCTTTCACTATCTGATGACAAACCTCATTTCGATATTAAAGGAAATGAAATTGTAGTGGTTCAAAGAGAAGGTGCTGTGCTTTATCTCTATTACTTGTATAAAACCACCGCTTCCTGGGAAGGCAACATTAGTGTGACTAAAACGGCCATACAGACAAATGCGACTGAGAATTCTCAAAAAATCTTTATTGATGATAATGCCATTGTCACTAAGGTGGGATCTCAGATCTTTATATTTGAAAAGGTCAACGGTGTCTGGAATTTTTCTTCTAAGAAAGTCATCAATATAGAAAGCATCGATCCTGCTGCGGACGATTTCGCATATGCGGGAAATACCGTAGTAGTGACGGCCAGATCACCAGACTGTCCGGACTTTAAGACTTCTAGTGTACTGGCGAAGGTCTATCAAAAACCCGGTTCAGGTTGGCCGGCCGTAACGACCACGTACTCCGCTGCGCTAGGTCTACTGAAGGATTCCGATGTGTCCCCGAACACGTGGATCTGTCTTCCTCCTGATAATGTAGCGATTTCGGAAAATTACATCGCCATCAAAGTAGTTCTTACCAATGCAAATAGTGTGACCCGGCGATACATCTATAAAAAACTCAACGGTGCCTGGACGAGCATGGACGCTACTTACAAGATAAACCTTGTGGATGAGATTCTACCCACCGTCACATCGAATTACGAGACGGCTTGTGGATTCAGAGCGCTGGATAGGGTTGACTTCTACAACTATGACTCTTTCTGTACGCTATACCCCTATCCCGTAACAAATCAGACAATCACTGGTTTGCATGATTCCGTCGATAAAGGCTTAATCGATGTGGGATCCGTTACTTTTAATCTGGGCGCCGCAGTCAGGTACCGGGGAATCAGAATAACATTGAAACCGGACGTTAAAGTCAAATCCGGCAGCAGAATTTCCTTTTCAGGCGTTCCGTCATGTGACGCCCTTTACTTTATCAGCAAATAA
- a CDS encoding tail fiber protein — translation MKALRLLATAFFCLSVSLASGQWTRSTSTLTTYLLNPTDKVAIGTQTAKGTLDVYTPLPSLGTYESQYWSTDNPGYSLKLRNTWSNTYGITQEFIQRSAGTDYPVLSFFSGKVGIGTSTAAARFEVNYNLPGQGTHDIQQWSVGNTAYTMRLQAVWNNNGIAHKFVQRFNNTDYPLLYFYSGNVGIGTPGAPAARLDVNFDLPAPGVYDVQQWSVGNPSHNLRVQAYWDNTSGISERIVQRFNGADYPVLSFYSGNVGIGVSKPGDIDAKLAVRGTIHAQEVLVDLSGAVAPDYVFEQTYALPTLAETEQYIKDNKHLPEIPSASQLEKNGIKVMEMNLLLLKKIEEMTLHLIQQEKMIQEQNKRISELESFIKK, via the coding sequence ATGAAAGCACTACGTTTACTTGCGACGGCGTTTTTTTGTCTGTCGGTATCATTGGCATCGGGTCAGTGGACGCGATCGACTTCGACTTTGACCACCTATTTACTGAACCCTACTGATAAAGTGGCGATTGGTACGCAGACGGCCAAGGGCACACTTGATGTGTACACACCTCTGCCAAGCCTTGGGACATACGAATCACAATATTGGAGCACCGACAATCCTGGCTATAGTCTGAAGCTGCGAAACACATGGAGCAACACTTACGGCATCACGCAGGAATTCATACAAAGATCTGCAGGAACGGACTATCCCGTTCTTTCCTTTTTTTCGGGCAAGGTCGGGATCGGGACTTCAACCGCTGCCGCGAGATTCGAGGTAAATTACAATCTACCGGGTCAAGGGACGCATGATATTCAGCAATGGAGCGTGGGTAATACAGCCTACACGATGAGACTCCAGGCCGTATGGAACAACAATGGCATTGCTCATAAGTTTGTGCAACGTTTCAACAATACAGACTATCCGTTGCTTTACTTCTATTCCGGAAATGTTGGCATTGGCACTCCAGGAGCACCGGCGGCAAGATTAGACGTCAATTTTGACTTGCCCGCACCCGGAGTCTACGATGTTCAGCAATGGAGTGTAGGGAATCCATCCCATAATTTAAGGGTTCAAGCCTATTGGGACAATACTAGCGGCATTTCAGAGAGAATCGTACAACGGTTTAACGGCGCGGATTATCCAGTGCTTTCTTTCTACTCAGGCAATGTAGGCATTGGAGTCTCCAAGCCGGGAGACATTGACGCGAAGCTCGCCGTGAGGGGTACGATTCATGCGCAGGAAGTGCTCGTTGACCTCAGCGGAGCTGTTGCTCCGGACTATGTTTTCGAACAAACCTATGCGTTACCCACTTTGGCAGAGACTGAGCAATATATAAAGGACAACAAGCACCTGCCTGAAATCCCTTCCGCTAGCCAACTGGAGAAAAATGGTATCAAGGTTATGGAGATGAACCTGTTGTTGCTCAAGAAGATTGAAGAGATGACGCTTCATTTGATTCAGCAGGAAAAGATGATCCAGGAGCAAAATAAGCGGATCTCAGAACTGGAGTCCTTCATTAAGAAATAG
- a CDS encoding GMC oxidoreductase, whose amino-acid sequence MHVDARIIPNNTVIEGDVCIVGAGAAGISMALDWMKTSYKVILLESGGFEYDDKVQDLLIGKGTGQRYYPLRSSRLSLFGGTTGHWAGMCSPFDEIDFMKREWVPDSGWPITRKDLDPFYARANEKLKLGPYRYDLEYWKKQWPSLKPFPLDEKTVWHKMWQLSPVWGPNGGLGEAYKDDITKAKNIHLFTYATVVNVVANENVSSIREVQIKNLQGKTHTVKAKHFILAGGAIQNARILLTSNTQAKQGLGNDHDVVGRYFMEHLEIQTAELWLFKPFRTDLFNFDGENKRLWCELAIAKDVQIKNKILNGTAGLSPLVIAKHQPPRIDVWQNEDPRKSIDNLLNSQINAGRASQREEDGAIQRAYEFQTRIEQAPNPDSRITIGAEKDELGVPRANLHWALTEFDKRSIRSVNQLIGQEIGRVGLGRVRLKEFLRDERDTSWPVGTSGGWHQMGTTRMGTDPAKSVVDSNCQVHGIDNLYVAGTGCYTTSAAPNPTLTLVALSLRLSDHVKNKLDIA is encoded by the coding sequence ATGCACGTAGACGCTAGGATTATCCCGAACAACACCGTTATCGAAGGTGATGTGTGCATTGTAGGCGCCGGCGCTGCCGGAATCAGTATGGCACTGGATTGGATGAAAACATCGTATAAAGTAATTCTACTGGAAAGCGGTGGGTTCGAGTATGACGACAAAGTCCAGGATCTATTAATAGGAAAAGGAACCGGGCAGCGATATTATCCCTTGCGGTCAAGCCGTCTCTCCCTCTTTGGTGGTACCACGGGCCATTGGGCGGGGATGTGCTCGCCGTTTGATGAAATTGATTTCATGAAGCGGGAATGGGTGCCGGACAGTGGATGGCCGATAACACGAAAGGACCTGGACCCGTTCTATGCGAGGGCCAACGAAAAATTGAAACTCGGTCCTTATCGATATGACCTGGAGTACTGGAAAAAACAATGGCCAAGCCTTAAACCGTTTCCCCTTGACGAAAAAACAGTCTGGCACAAAATGTGGCAGCTCAGCCCGGTCTGGGGACCAAACGGAGGTCTTGGAGAAGCCTATAAGGATGATATCACTAAAGCAAAGAATATCCATCTCTTTACCTACGCCACGGTGGTCAATGTGGTGGCCAATGAAAATGTCTCCAGCATTCGCGAAGTTCAGATCAAGAACCTGCAGGGAAAAACGCATACGGTCAAGGCGAAACACTTTATTCTTGCCGGCGGAGCGATTCAAAATGCCCGGATCCTGTTGACCTCGAACACACAGGCGAAACAGGGGCTGGGAAATGATCATGACGTAGTAGGCCGGTACTTCATGGAGCATCTCGAGATCCAGACCGCCGAATTGTGGTTGTTTAAACCCTTCCGGACAGACTTGTTTAACTTCGACGGGGAAAATAAAAGATTGTGGTGTGAACTGGCGATTGCAAAAGATGTTCAGATCAAAAACAAAATACTCAACGGAACAGCAGGATTAAGTCCGCTTGTCATCGCGAAGCACCAGCCCCCCCGCATCGACGTATGGCAGAATGAAGATCCGCGGAAGTCGATCGATAATTTACTCAACAGCCAGATCAACGCTGGGCGTGCTTCGCAGCGCGAAGAAGACGGCGCGATCCAGCGGGCGTATGAATTTCAAACCCGGATTGAACAGGCACCCAACCCCGACTCACGCATAACGATCGGTGCTGAAAAAGACGAACTCGGCGTACCCCGGGCAAATCTCCATTGGGCGTTGACCGAATTTGATAAAAGAAGCATCCGGAGTGTCAATCAATTGATTGGGCAGGAAATAGGCCGGGTGGGTTTGGGTCGTGTGCGGTTGAAAGAATTTTTGCGTGACGAACGTGACACGAGCTGGCCGGTAGGAACCAGCGGAGGTTGGCACCAAATGGGTACGACAAGAATGGGTACCGATCCTGCCAAAAGCGTTGTGGACAGCAATTGCCAGGTCCATGGAATCGATAACTTATATGTGGCCGGCACCGGTTGCTATACCACTTCGGCCGCACCGAATCCTACGCTGACGCTTGTCGCGCTTTCCTTGCGCTTGTCGGATCATGTAAAAAACAAACTCGACATCGCCTAA
- a CDS encoding SBBP repeat-containing protein, producing MFTANGGQFAPSVLYKSRSGRANVYIKKNGVDFAVGRVKDVPLPTDQLVRKHYLPEYDYTLWSLSFLNVNADVSHGASEPMEGKERYYVGNKNAEAVTSKSVTLHNLYDNVDVRYYGEGQNLKYDVILKPNFNAAGISLQYTGVKSIAINDKQQLVVTTAIGDFVEDKPYAYQLVSGVKKEVDVSFVIKNKAKAIFGFSIRGSYDPSVDLIIDPLLFWSTFNGGLSDDFIYGMATDDNGNVIVTGWTTSQSFPTTTGAYDGTFNGGAYDVFVTKYSPDGVKLWSTFLGGSGTDTGYGITTDSNNNIILTGQTESVNFPTTPGAFQPAVAGGLDVFLTKLDENGGMLWSTFFGGSLPETGECVTIAANDEIILSGHTRSFDFPVTNDAYQQVIGGNVTNLDVFVASFDATGNRRWCTYLGGSGDDMGEAVAIDKLGNIVVAGETLSTDFPIKNAFQNTNAGSYDILAAKLSPDGKNILWSTYYGGNTYDICAESVGIDSQNNVVIAGHSSFQGFPVTLPVTFIQYPTELTGNDMFILKLGSDGNRIWSTIYGGRHGGNSGCWALTISSCDKIWLAFTSLHDPWVVEPLTPNAFPTVTQADFKSHVMVVALTPDGLLDFASYFGGSQNDEAWGIVSDRAGNIVVAGNTVSADFTVHNAAQQYYFDLHDGFVFKFKPDDSSFIDFTLNNTGCSLLANAEYTPMPGDVVTWHWGDGQTTTGDAASTHAYTTPGTYTVSLDVQNSACRGGVNTKTIEVSPPPSAQFTWNSTCSKEVAFTFTGTATTVKWQFDSDDPQTTNTTNPIHTFPGVGPFLVTLTAISGQCSDSASQTVNVTVSPEVNLPSQIDLCEGQSYLLNAASPDNGTTYRWNDGATSPVFLVTVAGTYSVTLTNSCGTTNAVVNAILAQKPVVDLGTDFTLCNGSSKELVATYPGAGYQWNDGSTSSTYLVVTAGSYAVTVSNACGSAIDSVVAYNCVVEIPNVITPNGDGKNDTFVVSGLHMQEIHLRIVNRWGEPIYIADDYKNDWSADGLTSGVYYYTVAQADAVYQGWVEVVK from the coding sequence TTGTTTACAGCAAATGGCGGCCAGTTTGCGCCGTCGGTGTTGTATAAATCGCGGTCGGGCCGGGCCAACGTTTACATCAAAAAGAACGGGGTCGATTTTGCTGTCGGTCGCGTCAAAGATGTGCCGCTGCCTACCGATCAATTGGTGCGTAAGCACTATCTTCCTGAGTACGACTACACGCTATGGAGCCTTTCCTTTTTAAATGTCAATGCGGATGTAAGTCACGGAGCAAGCGAGCCTATGGAAGGTAAAGAGCGCTACTATGTTGGCAATAAAAACGCCGAAGCCGTTACATCCAAGTCCGTAACCTTGCACAACCTCTATGACAACGTAGACGTCCGTTATTATGGCGAAGGGCAAAACTTAAAATACGATGTCATCTTAAAACCGAACTTCAACGCAGCTGGCATAAGTCTCCAGTACACCGGCGTAAAGTCCATTGCCATCAACGACAAACAGCAGCTTGTGGTAACCACTGCCATAGGCGATTTTGTGGAAGACAAACCGTATGCATATCAGTTGGTGAGCGGTGTAAAAAAGGAAGTCGATGTGTCGTTTGTTATCAAAAACAAAGCGAAAGCGATATTCGGTTTCTCCATTCGCGGCAGCTACGATCCCTCCGTCGACCTGATCATCGATCCACTGCTGTTCTGGTCGACATTCAATGGAGGCCTTAGCGATGATTTCATCTACGGCATGGCCACCGACGACAACGGCAACGTGATTGTTACCGGATGGACCACCTCTCAAAGCTTTCCAACTACAACCGGCGCGTACGACGGTACATTTAACGGTGGTGCGTACGATGTGTTCGTCACGAAATACAGCCCCGACGGCGTTAAGTTGTGGTCTACTTTCCTGGGCGGCAGCGGCACGGATACAGGCTATGGTATAACTACCGATTCGAACAACAACATTATCCTTACGGGGCAAACCGAAAGCGTCAACTTTCCCACTACTCCGGGGGCATTTCAGCCGGCAGTCGCGGGAGGTCTGGATGTGTTTCTGACTAAGCTCGATGAGAATGGTGGCATGCTATGGTCTACTTTCTTTGGTGGTTCATTGCCCGAGACGGGGGAATGTGTAACGATAGCCGCCAACGATGAAATTATATTGAGCGGCCACACGCGAAGCTTCGACTTTCCCGTAACGAACGATGCCTATCAGCAGGTGATCGGAGGCAACGTTACCAACCTAGACGTGTTTGTGGCATCGTTCGACGCAACCGGAAACCGCCGCTGGTGTACTTATCTCGGCGGCAGCGGCGACGACATGGGAGAGGCCGTGGCCATCGACAAGTTGGGTAACATCGTGGTGGCCGGCGAAACCCTCAGCACCGACTTCCCGATAAAGAATGCCTTTCAAAACACCAATGCCGGATCGTACGACATTTTGGCTGCCAAGTTATCGCCCGACGGAAAAAATATTTTATGGAGTACCTACTATGGTGGCAACACCTATGATATTTGTGCCGAATCCGTAGGCATCGATTCGCAGAACAATGTTGTGATAGCAGGCCATAGCAGTTTCCAAGGCTTTCCGGTCACCCTTCCCGTCACGTTTATCCAATACCCGACAGAGCTTACGGGCAACGACATGTTTATCCTGAAACTTGGCTCTGACGGCAACCGCATTTGGTCGACAATTTACGGCGGTCGACACGGCGGCAACAGCGGATGTTGGGCGTTGACCATTTCATCGTGCGACAAAATTTGGTTGGCCTTTACCAGCCTGCATGACCCATGGGTGGTTGAGCCGCTCACACCCAATGCCTTTCCTACTGTTACGCAAGCCGACTTTAAGTCACACGTGATGGTAGTAGCACTCACCCCCGATGGCTTGCTTGATTTTGCTTCTTATTTCGGTGGTTCCCAAAACGACGAAGCGTGGGGCATCGTAAGCGACCGTGCCGGCAACATTGTTGTGGCTGGCAATACCGTCAGTGCTGACTTTACCGTGCACAATGCCGCGCAACAATATTATTTCGACTTGCACGATGGCTTCGTTTTCAAATTTAAACCCGACGATTCGTCGTTCATCGATTTTACCCTGAACAACACGGGCTGCAGCCTTCTGGCCAACGCCGAATACACTCCTATGCCCGGCGACGTTGTCACCTGGCACTGGGGCGATGGCCAAACAACCACCGGTGACGCTGCCTCAACACACGCCTACACCACGCCTGGCACCTATACGGTTTCGCTCGACGTACAAAATTCTGCTTGCCGTGGTGGTGTCAACACAAAGACGATCGAAGTAAGCCCACCACCCAGTGCACAGTTTACATGGAACAGCACGTGTTCCAAAGAAGTAGCGTTTACCTTTACCGGCACAGCCACCACCGTGAAATGGCAATTCGATAGTGATGATCCGCAGACGACGAATACGACAAATCCCATACACACCTTTCCTGGTGTGGGCCCATTTTTGGTTACGCTTACCGCTATTAGCGGCCAATGCTCAGACAGCGCTTCCCAAACGGTAAACGTCACGGTATCACCTGAGGTAAATTTGCCAAGTCAAATCGATCTATGTGAAGGTCAATCGTATTTGCTTAACGCCGCGTCGCCCGACAACGGGACAACTTACCGCTGGAACGACGGGGCCACGAGCCCAGTCTTTCTGGTTACGGTCGCCGGTACTTATTCTGTTACACTTACCAATTCTTGCGGCACCACCAACGCCGTTGTCAATGCGATATTAGCCCAGAAGCCAGTCGTGGACCTTGGGACTGATTTCACCCTTTGCAACGGTTCCAGCAAGGAGCTTGTCGCCACCTATCCCGGGGCAGGCTACCAGTGGAACGACGGATCAACATCGTCTACGTATCTGGTAGTGACGGCAGGTAGTTATGCTGTGACGGTAAGCAATGCCTGTGGCAGCGCCATCGATTCTGTTGTAGCCTACAATTGCGTCGTAGAAATTCCTAACGTTATCACGCCAAATGGCGACGGAAAGAACGACACCTTTGTGGTTAGTGGCCTCCACATGCAAGAAATACACCTTCGAATCGTCAACCGTTGGGGCGAACCGATCTATATCGCTGACGACTACAAAAACGACTGGTCTGCCGACGGGCTCACATCAGGCGTATACTACTACACCGTTGCTCAAGCCGATGCAGTATATCAAGGATGGGTTGAGGTCGTGAAGTAA